Genomic DNA from Roseburia intestinalis L1-82:
TCTGTGCCACGGTCTTTCCTATCATTACAACACAGCCAGCAATGGTCTGTATAAAAGTTGCGATTGTATCAAAGAATTCTCCACAATCAGAAATGAATACTTTTGACTGTATCATCTGAAAAAGAGTAGTTGATGCGCAGTGGACAAAAAGGAGCCTTAGAACAAGCACATACAATGCTTCGTATGATTTTGCCTAAAGGTACTTCTTTTGAGTTTTTGACGCAATGGGATGTGAATCTCATTGTAAATCATATCAATTCCACTCCACGAGAGAGTCTTGGTGGGAAAACGCCATATGAAGCTGCTTTAGAAACACTTGGAGAAGATATCTTAAAAGCATTTCAGCTTAAGCCGATTGCACTCGATGAAGTCAATCTGACGCCTAGTATACTGTATCATTGATATTTAATTAATTTTATGGTCTGACAAACCGTTTCATGATATACTAAAAAGAAACGGCGGTGATTTTAGATGGCAAGACCAAAAAAATATAATATTTCATTAACGGATGACGAACTCAAGGAACTAAAATCTGTTATGCGTAAAAAGCAAACAACCAAAACTGTTCGAAACAGATGCCAGATTATCATTGATCTAGATGAGGCACACGGTAAAGTTCTTACCCATGCACAGTCTGCCAAAACAAATTGTGTATGTATGGCTACTATCATGAATACTGTAAAGCTTTATTCCGAAAAAGGCATCCAGGGTATCCGTACAATGAACCGGAATGTCAATTCTGATAATGCACGCAGAAAATTTGATGGGCGTGCTGAGGCTCGTATTATTGAAATTGCGTGCAGTCCTGCACCGGAAGGACATTCCCGCTGGACACTCCGTCTGCTGGAAGAACAGGCAAAAATTGTACTTGATGTTCCAGTCAGTAAAGATACCATCGGCAGGGCTTTAAAAAAAATAAACTTCGACCTCACATGAATGATTACTGATGTATTCCGTCAAAAGAAGATGCTGATTTTGTAGCCTGCATGGAAGATGTCCTTGATGTTTATGAACTCCCATATGACCCGATGTACCCTGTTGTCTGTATGGATGAAAAGCCATACCAGCTTTTGGATGATGTAAGGCAGCCACTGCCTGTTCGTCCGGGTGACAACCAGAAAACGGATTCCGAATATAAGAGGAATGGCACCTGCAGCATATTTGCTTTTGTTGAACCACTTGGCGGCAGACACCATGTGAGTGTCCATGAACACCGTACTGCAATTGACTGGGCAATGGGAATCAAATAGCTGTCAGATGAAATGTTTCCAGATGCAAAGAAAATCATACTGGTAATGGACAATCTAAACACCCATAAAGCTGCTTCACTTTATAAAGCATTTCCACCATCAGAAGCAAGAAGGATCATAAAACGACTGGAAATCCACTATACGCCTAAACATGGAAGTTGGCTTGACATGGCAGAAATTGAGCTTAATGTAATGACACGCCAATGTCTTTCGCGTCGAATATCCACCCTTGACAAACTTAAATGTGAGTTATCAGCATGGGAAATGGAACGTAATCGGGATACAGCTAAGATACAGTGGCATTTCCAAACAGGGGATGCACGGGAAAAACTGATATCACTGTATCCGACACTATCATCTGTCACTTTTTAATTAAAGTGGCAGATATGCTAAATTTCAATGATACAGTATACTAGTGTAAATGTAACTAATAATTATAAATTAATAGAGCTTATAGTTTATGATGGGGTGTAAATTATTAAAGCTGTCTACAAAAGAGTGGCAATGATTTGCAATAAATTAGAATATAAATGCGTTGAAAAGGGGTACCACAGTATGAAAAGGAATCTGGTAGTTCTATTACTTTTCTTATTTTTTATAGTTGTGATGAGCATGAGAGATTTTTCAATATATGAGGAGGAAGGCGGGAAAATTTCTTCAGAAGATTTCGCAGAACAGGCAATGTTAGTGTATGAAAAATTTTTAGAAGGAAGAATAGAATGTGATGGCATAGACATTGATTTTATTACGACGCCTAAAGGGGAGCCAGATAAGAGGTATGATACCCAATATGCTGTTTTTGATTGCGATGGCAATGGAGAGGCGGAACTTCATGTGCAGTCAGCAAGATATTATTACATATTCCAGTATAAAAATGGTGCTTTGCAGTTATATAAAAATCTATCACCTTATCCGCATTACTATGCTTTGAAGAATGGTGCATTCATTAGTCATGATTTTGGGGCGGGACCTTTGTCTGATGAGTATCGCTATTATATTTTTGATACATATGGAAATGAAACCTTTAGTATTGGATTTACGAAGTATGATAAAAATTTTAATGGAGAATATGACGAAGGTGATGAGTATGTATTTGACAATGTAGAGGTGACGAAAGATATTTGGGAAAAATTAACCGAAAGATTCTTGTATATAGATGAAGATGGGATAGAAAGGATAAAAAACGAAATTGAATGGACGGATTTAACAGTATAAGCGATTTGGTGCATTGAGAAAGGGGAAGAGAAATCTATGATGCGTTGTAAAGAGCTTGAAGAGTACATACAAGAATATTGTTCTGAGAGAAGAAAGATTAAATGGGAATATCTAGACAAGCATTATAGTATGTTATTTCCGGCTTTCGTGGAGAACTTAGATATATTAATAAAAAACTGGTGTGGTGAACAAAATGATAAGGAACAGGATAAAATAAGATATATTATTTTTCAACGTTTACGAACCAGTGGTTATACAGGAACTTATGAAATATCTATGGGATTGAGTAATTCCATGCTATATTTGGACGAGTATATGTCCTGTGTATATTGGAAATCGAATTTAATATATGAAAATATAAATAGTGACATGGAAAATGTCAGAAAGAAACTGGAACAGAAATATATCAGGATAGAAGAGTATGAACTGTTATATTTAAAACAGAGAATTCTTTTGGATGACTGGAAACTATTTTTTAAAGTTTTAGAAAGATTATCTAGTAAAATTGCAGATGACTACTGGATCTTATCTGCATTCCAGTCAGAAACAAAATAAAATGAATAAAAATATGGAAATACAACAATTTGTTAAACAGGTTGTCAGTAATCTTGTCAAGAGATAGTAAAAAATAATATAGGAGAGCAAAATGTCAGTTTTTGATAGGTATGGAAATTTTGTATATTTAAATGATGGTTCTTTAAGCAGTGAAGAAGAGGCAGAAGAAGAGAAGAAGCGTCAAGAGCAATTATGTGAATTGATGAGTATGTATCAGCATTATCGTGGAATAGTTGCGGAACCTCAATATGTACCAAGAGGTTCAAAACTTAGATGTCAGTATGGAACTGAATTTGTGCAGCTAGATTGCTTTGAAGATTATGGAATATACAGAGGTATATGGCCATTACTGACGACATTGGATTGCAGACCCGAAAATATACATAATTTTGGTTCATGCCTGTGTCCGGAAGCAAATTATCGTAATCGGCTGCCTATGACGGTGGCAAATACTGTAGATGGAAAAACAGCAATAAAGGCAATTTATAATGAGTTCCCACATATTTGTATTCCACTTGTCGATGAAGAAAATGGTTGGAGACAAGTAAAGAAGGATTTACTGGTGGAAGCAAATGCACATAGAGATGCTTCGGTGTTATTGAGTAATGCAGTTTTGGTTTGCCAGTATGGGGGAATAATTACAATAGTGGATGTGCTAAGTGGGAATGAGGATGATGAAAATAAAGGTAATTTGTTAGAACAACTAAGTACTGAATATATAGAATGGCTGATAAAAGCAGAGGGAACCAAATTGTATCCCTATATAGATGAGAAGGATAATGATGAAGCTAAATCAAGAAAAAATGTTACACTGGGACCGGGAATTACTTTCGATAGTACTACAAGAAATTGGGATATCTTAGAGACGTATTTAGGTTGGACGGAAGATGATATAAATACGATAATTACAGATTTATATGATAGGGGGGTAAAGTATTCGGAAGATTCTAAATATGCTATTACACTCCAAAATGCAAAACAGATACTTAATGTATTAGCCCAAGAGATATATATACCAGATGTTAATAGAGCAATTGAGGCGTATAGAGATGAAGCAGATGAAGAAGTTATTTATTCACAACGTGAATTAGAAGCAATGTTTGATTATTCGTTTAATACAGGATTATCTGCGACGGCAGATACCGGTTATACATACAGTTCATCTATAGATAATCCCGACAAAATTATATATTATTATTTAAGAAAAGATTTGCAAGGGGCAGTCGGTGCAGTAAAAAAATTTGGTAATGAGGGGAATAGACGCAGAATAAATCAATTATACTTATTTTTTAAAGGGTACAAATTCATTGATGGTGCGGATGAGGCGTTGAAACCACATAGAGATGAATTAGGCTTTTGAATTATTTTAGGAGTAAAAGAAGATGAAAAGGATTTTTTTTCTAATATTAATTAGTGCATTGTTGATGTGTAATGGCTGTAATATATTTAAAGAGAACATAATAAGTACAGAAATTGACAAAACGGAACAGGATACTACTGATTCAAAATATCAGACTTTGGACACAGATTTGTTAGATAGAGAGTTTCTGGAAGTTGGAGGGATCGAATTATTAGAACTTGGGATGAATGAATATTTGAGCAGATATACAAGCAGTGAAGGAACATTTACAATCTCAGGTGCAGACGTAACCAATGATTTTCCAGAAGAATTGGTTACAATGACAGAAATACTTTTACATGATTCTTGTAATGGTGATAGGGAGGAACTGGAAAAGGCATATGAAAAGTTGGCAAATACATTTGGGGCGGTAAAATATTCCATGAATATCGAAGAACTTTATCTGTTATTTCCAAAATTGTTGGATGTAGAAGAACAGCCTGCAAATTTGGAAGATGTATATAGAATGTTGCCGGAAATTTATTTAGTGCCACAGCACCTTATTAATATTTTTCGTATATCAGGGTCAAATGGGCAAGAACAATATATCTTTGAATATGGTACAGGTGGTTCGAATGGGGGAGTTTGTGTTTCTGTGAACGATTATATTGATGGTGAATTTGTTTTGGTAAGTAAGTTTGAAACACAAAACGAGGGAATGGGGAGAGTTATAAAATATGAAAACTCATATTATTATACATATCTTTCCTGTAATTATAATTTGAAAGAGTACGATGGAGTACGATTGCATAAATTAGATTCCCAGCCAGAGACACAAAACTTATTGATAAGATATCTTCCGAAAGAATATACACGGAGACAGTTGTATTTCAATGCAAATGCGACGTCAGAAATAGGAGAGAGTATAGAAGACTATTTAGAGAAAACAGGAGCAGAGTTTATGACAGCTCAATACCTTGATTATGGGAAAGGAACAGTTGATGAATATTATGGTGATGAAGAAAAAGCAGAGAAGGTTTTAGAGACAGGAGAAGCTGTTTACATGGCTGATATTGCAAATTGCGGATTACCGATATATATGAGTAAGTCGGAATATGAGCCATCTAATATGAGCACGGCGGAATATTTAAAAATTAGGTTTTATTATTTTAATCCGGAAGAGGATGTATTTGTAAAGATGGAAAATTTGAGTATGGAAGAGTATGAACCGGGAATAAGATTGATGCAGTTATGGGTGAAGGAATTTGAAGATAGTATTTATACTTTTAGGGTTTATCATGTATCAGACTATAGTTATTTGTTGAATATTATAAAACTTGATGAGGATAAGGTGACGCATATTGCTACATATGCGTTATTGCCTGAAAAAGAGTTTGTATTGATAGAAGGAGAGGTTGTTAATTTGGGAATGTAATAATATATGAGCAAATT
This window encodes:
- a CDS encoding helix-turn-helix domain-containing protein encodes the protein MARPKKYNISLTDDELKELKSVMRKKQTTKTVRNRCQIIIDLDEAHGKVLTHAQSAKTNCVCMATIMNTVKLYSEKGIQGIRTMNRNVNSDNARRKFDGRAEARIIEIACSPAPEGHSRWTLRLLEEQAKIVLDVPVSKDTIGRALKKINFDLT
- a CDS encoding transposase, with product MFPDAKKIILVMDNLNTHKAASLYKAFPPSEARRIIKRLEIHYTPKHGSWLDMAEIELNVMTRQCLSRRISTLDKLKCELSAWEMERNRDTAKIQWHFQTGDAREKLISLYPTLSSVTF
- a CDS encoding transposase produces the protein MEDVLDVYELPYDPMYPVVCMDEKPYQLLDDVRQPLPVRPGDNQKTDSEYKRNGTCSIFAFVEPLGGRHHVSVHEHRTAIDWAMGIK
- a CDS encoding PAAR-like protein → MSVFDRYGNFVYLNDGSLSSEEEAEEEKKRQEQLCELMSMYQHYRGIVAEPQYVPRGSKLRCQYGTEFVQLDCFEDYGIYRGIWPLLTTLDCRPENIHNFGSCLCPEANYRNRLPMTVANTVDGKTAIKAIYNEFPHICIPLVDEENGWRQVKKDLLVEANAHRDASVLLSNAVLVCQYGGIITIVDVLSGNEDDENKGNLLEQLSTEYIEWLIKAEGTKLYPYIDEKDNDEAKSRKNVTLGPGITFDSTTRNWDILETYLGWTEDDINTIITDLYDRGVKYSEDSKYAITLQNAKQILNVLAQEIYIPDVNRAIEAYRDEADEEVIYSQRELEAMFDYSFNTGLSATADTGYTYSSSIDNPDKIIYYYLRKDLQGAVGAVKKFGNEGNRRRINQLYLFFKGYKFIDGADEALKPHRDELGF